A genome region from Colwellia sp. Arc7-D includes the following:
- a CDS encoding GNAT family N-acetyltransferase: MTYTLEHNVEEFKYEFHIGEHIAYITYDDQNGDMHLTHTIVPDALAGKGLAKTLLEAVLQQIKKDNKKAVAKCSYIVNYQQKHPEASSLFV; this comes from the coding sequence ATGACTTATACATTGGAACACAACGTTGAAGAATTTAAGTATGAATTTCATATTGGAGAGCATATTGCTTATATAACTTACGATGATCAAAATGGAGATATGCATTTAACTCATACTATTGTACCAGACGCACTTGCAGGTAAAGGTTTGGCTAAAACTCTTCTCGAGGCGGTGCTGCAACAAATAAAAAAGGATAATAAGAAAGCCGTAGCTAAGTGTTCTTATATTGTTAATTACCAGCAAAAGCACCCTGAAGCCAGTAGCTTATTTGTTTAA
- a CDS encoding PEP-CTERM sorting domain-containing protein (PEP-CTERM proteins occur, often in large numbers, in the proteomes of bacteria that also encode an exosortase, a predicted intramembrane cysteine proteinase. The presence of a PEP-CTERM domain at a protein's C-terminus predicts cleavage within the sorting domain, followed by covalent anchoring to some some component of the (usually Gram-negative) cell surface. Many PEP-CTERM proteins exhibit an unusual sequence composition that includes large numbers of potential glycosylation sites. Expression of one such protein has been shown restore the ability of a bacterium to form floc, a type of biofilm.) has product MKAFKMLLLTFGFLVAAQAKAGFITINESELDGIFSQSSFENKPIDIRIGKATELVFPDLLNITTSEEITQLFNQHVGPTDLVNFYFIDFISACGSFTGNNIVGCGELPGNDFVVESSFAASGFGGELLAHELGHNLGLSHLTGSFLMNPSLNNRTTLTSDEVTTIRKSSLVQTDGQGFWIDINPVLIVAKASTPVPEPSTLVLLLLSVGFLVRKNIKK; this is encoded by the coding sequence ATGAAAGCATTTAAGATGTTGCTTTTAACATTTGGCTTTTTGGTTGCTGCTCAAGCCAAGGCTGGTTTTATTACCATTAATGAATCCGAACTTGATGGAATATTTTCTCAATCAAGTTTTGAGAATAAACCTATCGACATTCGTATTGGCAAAGCCACAGAATTGGTTTTCCCCGATCTTTTAAACATTACGACTAGTGAGGAAATTACTCAACTATTTAACCAGCATGTAGGCCCTACCGATTTAGTTAACTTTTATTTTATAGACTTCATCAGTGCATGTGGCAGCTTTACCGGAAATAATATCGTTGGCTGCGGTGAGCTTCCAGGAAATGATTTTGTCGTAGAATCGTCATTTGCAGCGAGTGGTTTTGGTGGCGAGTTGTTGGCACATGAATTAGGTCATAACTTAGGCTTGAGTCATTTAACCGGCAGTTTTCTTATGAACCCTTCGCTAAATAACAGAACAACGTTAACTTCTGACGAAGTTACCACTATTCGCAAAAGCTCTTTAGTGCAAACCGATGGCCAAGGCTTTTGGATTGATATTAACCCTGTGCTGATTGTCGCTAAAGCTAGTACGCCTGTACCTGAACCAAGCACATTGGTTTTATTACTACTTTCTGTTGGTTTTTTAGTTAGAAAAAATATCAAAAAATAG
- a CDS encoding ABC-F family ATPase: MITTSNITMQFGAEPLFENISAKFGNGHRYGLIGANGCGKSTFMKILSGDLVPSSGNVSVSTGNKVSTLGQDQFAFEAHNVIDTVIMGDMPLWKVKQERDAIYSQAEMSEADGMRVGDLESEFAEMDGYTAESRAGEILLEAGIDESFHYGSMQQVAPGWKLRVLLAQALFANPDILLLDEPTNNLDIHTISWLEGELNKRKCTMIIISHDRHFLNSVCTHMADIDYGELRIYPGNYEFYLAQSGLLREQLLAGNDKKVAEIAELQDFVNRFGANASKAKQASSRAKKMDKIKLDDVKSSSRITPKIAFAPGKKMHRQALELENLSHGFDGSVLFEKGDLLLEAGAKLAIIGENGVGKTTLLRCLMSELDHLEGVVKWSENASVGYCPQDSGSFFDNDLTLMEWMSQWRRPCHNDLSVRGMLGRMLFTDDDANKKARNCSGGEKNRLLFGMLMMADINVLIMDEPTNHMDIEAIDALNNALKDFEGTLLFVSHDREFVSSLATRIIDIKDKKLIDFQGSLDEYLDSQAQMKKIA, translated from the coding sequence TTGATCACTACATCGAACATTACCATGCAATTTGGCGCAGAGCCGTTATTTGAAAATATTTCGGCTAAATTTGGCAACGGTCACCGTTACGGTTTGATTGGTGCAAATGGCTGTGGCAAGTCTACATTTATGAAAATACTAAGTGGTGACTTAGTTCCAAGCTCAGGTAATGTGTCGGTTAGTACAGGTAACAAAGTCAGTACTTTGGGCCAAGATCAGTTCGCTTTTGAAGCACATAATGTAATTGATACTGTGATCATGGGCGATATGCCGCTTTGGAAAGTTAAGCAAGAAAGAGATGCTATTTACTCTCAAGCTGAAATGAGCGAAGCCGATGGTATGCGCGTTGGCGATTTAGAAAGCGAATTTGCAGAAATGGACGGTTACACTGCAGAAAGTCGTGCTGGTGAAATATTATTAGAAGCGGGTATTGATGAGTCTTTTCATTACGGTTCTATGCAGCAAGTTGCGCCAGGTTGGAAGTTGCGTGTACTACTAGCACAAGCTTTGTTCGCTAATCCTGATATTTTATTACTTGATGAGCCGACCAACAACTTGGATATTCATACCATTAGTTGGTTAGAAGGCGAATTGAACAAGCGTAAATGCACCATGATCATCATTTCGCATGATAGACATTTTCTTAACTCTGTATGTACACATATGGCTGATATTGATTACGGTGAATTACGCATTTATCCAGGTAATTACGAGTTTTACTTAGCTCAATCTGGCTTATTACGTGAGCAACTATTAGCGGGTAATGATAAAAAAGTAGCTGAAATTGCTGAACTACAAGACTTTGTAAACCGTTTTGGTGCGAATGCTTCAAAAGCAAAACAAGCAAGTTCGCGTGCTAAGAAAATGGATAAAATTAAACTCGATGATGTAAAGTCATCAAGCCGTATAACCCCAAAAATTGCTTTTGCTCCCGGCAAAAAAATGCACCGCCAAGCATTAGAACTTGAAAACCTAAGTCATGGTTTTGATGGCAGTGTATTATTTGAAAAAGGCGACTTATTATTAGAAGCTGGTGCTAAGTTAGCTATTATTGGCGAAAATGGTGTAGGTAAAACTACCTTGTTACGTTGTTTAATGAGCGAGTTAGATCATCTTGAGGGTGTTGTTAAGTGGTCTGAAAATGCTTCTGTTGGATATTGTCCACAAGATAGCGGTTCATTTTTTGATAATGACTTAACGTTAATGGAATGGATGTCACAATGGCGTAGACCTTGTCATAACGATTTAAGCGTTCGTGGCATGTTAGGTCGTATGTTATTTACTGATGACGATGCGAATAAAAAAGCGCGTAACTGCTCAGGTGGTGAAAAGAACCGTTTGTTATTTGGCATGTTAATGATGGCTGATATCAATGTATTGATTATGGATGAGCCAACCAACCACATGGATATTGAAGCCATTGATGCACTAAATAATGCGTTAAAAGACTTTGAAGGTACGTTACTTTTTGTTAGCCATGACCGCGAGTTTGTTTCTAGCTTAGCGACACGTATTATCGACATTAAAGATAAAAAATTAATTGATTTTCAAGGCTCATTAGATGAATACCTTGATAGCCAAGCGCAAATGAAAAAAATAGCGTAG
- a CDS encoding 2OG-Fe(II) oxygenase — protein sequence MNTTPVVNLANDPALFESLFEFIAHDIIDKGYSIRPYALPENLTSLLARHITEMPESNFKRAGIGRAKDHVINDFIRTDEICWITGNSEAGSTWIDWAAGLQRYLNKRLFLGLFSFESHFSHYAKGDFYKKHKDAFKGEGNRVLSVVVYLNQNWTGDDGGELVLYPETKAKGSLIDNSKISITPSFGTIVVFLSEEFPHEVLPATRDRYAIAGWFRLNTSIANNIDPPC from the coding sequence TTGAACACAACTCCCGTAGTTAATCTTGCTAATGATCCCGCATTATTTGAATCGCTCTTTGAGTTTATCGCACATGATATTATTGATAAGGGCTACAGTATTCGCCCATATGCCTTACCTGAAAACTTAACGTCTTTGTTAGCAAGGCATATTACTGAAATGCCCGAGTCAAACTTTAAACGTGCAGGTATTGGTCGAGCAAAAGATCATGTTATTAATGACTTTATTCGAACAGATGAAATTTGTTGGATAACCGGTAACAGTGAAGCAGGCTCTACTTGGATAGATTGGGCTGCAGGGTTACAACGTTATTTGAACAAACGCTTATTTTTGGGGTTATTTTCCTTTGAAAGTCACTTTTCTCATTATGCTAAAGGCGATTTTTATAAAAAGCATAAGGATGCATTTAAGGGCGAGGGGAATCGAGTGTTATCTGTGGTGGTGTATCTTAATCAAAACTGGACTGGGGATGATGGCGGTGAACTTGTTCTTTATCCTGAAACAAAAGCAAAGGGTTCATTAATTGATAACAGTAAAATATCAATAACACCAAGTTTTGGCACTATTGTGGTATTTTTAAGTGAAGAATTTCCACATGAAGTATTACCTGCGACACGAGACAGATATGCCATTGCAGGTTGGTTTCGTTTAAACACCAGTATTGCTAATAATATTGATCCACCTTGTTAA
- a CDS encoding MDR family oxidoreductase, which yields MFKSLVINKNDSQGYHTSIEELSEDSLTDGNVLIKVLYSTINYKDALAITGKAPVIRRFPMIPGIDLVGVVEQCDNDKFNIGDHVLLNGFGVGEKYLGGLSQKARIKSEFLIPLPETITPYNAMAIGTAGYTAMLCVIALENHGITPESGNILVTGATGGVGSFAIRILAELGYSITASTGSDEQAAYLKKLGAKEIIDRAELSAPGKPLMPERWAAAIDSVGSTTLANVCASINYGGCVAACGLAQGMDFPSTVAPFILRGVSLLGIDSVMRSQEDRLEAWSRLEQTKLADKIEQISTTVGLDEATAIAEKLLNGEITGRVVVDVNA from the coding sequence ATGTTTAAGAGTTTAGTCATTAATAAAAATGATAGCCAAGGCTATCACACAAGCATTGAAGAGCTTTCTGAAGATAGCTTAACTGACGGTAATGTACTAATTAAAGTGTTATATAGCACAATTAACTATAAAGATGCTTTAGCTATTACGGGAAAAGCGCCGGTAATTAGACGTTTCCCGATGATACCGGGCATCGACTTAGTCGGTGTTGTGGAACAATGTGACAATGATAAATTTAACATTGGTGATCATGTTTTGTTAAATGGCTTTGGTGTTGGTGAAAAATACTTAGGTGGCTTATCTCAAAAAGCGCGAATTAAAAGCGAATTTCTTATTCCATTACCAGAAACCATAACACCATATAATGCCATGGCTATTGGAACCGCAGGCTATACAGCCATGCTATGTGTTATTGCATTAGAAAACCACGGTATTACACCAGAAAGTGGTAATATTTTAGTGACTGGCGCCACCGGCGGAGTTGGTAGTTTTGCAATTAGAATTCTTGCTGAATTAGGCTATAGCATTACGGCATCAACTGGCAGCGACGAACAAGCTGCGTATTTGAAAAAATTAGGCGCCAAGGAAATTATTGACCGTGCTGAATTATCAGCACCTGGAAAACCACTAATGCCTGAACGCTGGGCTGCTGCCATTGATTCTGTTGGTAGCACAACACTCGCAAATGTTTGTGCCAGCATAAATTATGGTGGCTGTGTTGCCGCATGTGGCTTAGCACAAGGTATGGACTTTCCTTCAACGGTAGCACCTTTTATCTTAAGAGGCGTTTCGTTGTTAGGCATAGATAGTGTTATGCGCTCTCAAGAAGACAGATTAGAAGCCTGGAGTCGCCTTGAACAGACAAAGCTAGCAGACAAAATAGAGCAAATCTCTACAACGGTAGGATTAGATGAAGCTACTGCTATTGCTGAAAAATTATTAAATGGTGAAATAACCGGACGTGTTGTTGTTGATGTTAACGCGTAA
- a CDS encoding TetR/AcrR family transcriptional regulator: protein MNKDNISPKRGRPAKSGRDSNQTKQLLIQSGVEYFTEFGFASSGIDLILKKVSVPKGSFYHYFSSKEAFGLAVIDEYSRYFAKKLDIHLLNEASKPLVRIVNFANDAKEGMSRYNFKRGCLIGNLEQEVTLLPESHRQQLLTTFDDWQQKMTSCLQLAQQEKAISASLDCKALASFFWLGWEGAIAKSKLTQNLAPIDGFIDTFLQLIAK, encoded by the coding sequence ATGAACAAAGATAATATTTCACCAAAGCGTGGCAGGCCTGCTAAATCAGGCCGAGATAGCAACCAAACTAAGCAACTACTTATACAAAGTGGTGTAGAGTATTTTACTGAATTTGGCTTTGCTTCATCAGGAATTGATCTGATCTTAAAAAAAGTTTCTGTGCCTAAAGGCTCTTTCTATCATTATTTTTCAAGTAAAGAAGCTTTTGGACTTGCGGTAATTGATGAATATAGCCGCTACTTTGCTAAAAAATTAGATATACATCTACTTAATGAAGCCAGTAAGCCATTAGTGCGCATAGTTAACTTTGCTAACGACGCTAAAGAAGGTATGTCACGATACAATTTTAAACGCGGCTGTTTAATAGGTAACCTCGAGCAAGAAGTTACCTTATTGCCAGAAAGTCATCGACAGCAACTATTAACTACATTTGATGATTGGCAGCAAAAAATGACTTCTTGTCTACAATTAGCACAACAAGAAAAAGCGATCTCTGCTTCCCTTGATTGCAAAGCCTTAGCAAGCTTTTTTTGGTTAGGGTGGGAAGGCGCGATCGCTAAAAGTAAATTGACACAAAATCTAGCGCCCATCGATGGTTTTATCGATACTTTTCTACAATTAATAGCAAAATAA
- a CDS encoding histidine kinase, which yields MKITVENHEESTLELGPQAFSKQSHQFWTLQITGWLGYAVVVFLAIIRPQIGLEGFNFSGQMINLVLETLSGFLLSYLQWQLIRKIVHLPLRKTLFLSFASAASLGLLFNVLKLSFFKMLVYQQQWNEAWNTLEFGGWLMFSLTTMFVWTSIYFIMLYNTKLQGEHEMLLRAQTATKDAQLQMLRYQLNPHFMFNTMNAISTLIYKNENETANEMLDKLCEFFRYSLDKNDKSKTSLLKELELIELYLSIEKVRFGDRLNVEIDVCSKALACQVPCMLLQPLVENAIKYAIELRKSGGKICISAQKSHDRLLLKVIDNGQESQGKVSDGFGIGLSNTKARLSAMFNGDFEVNISDTTEGGTMVAISIPFEKNN from the coding sequence ATGAAAATAACAGTGGAAAATCATGAGGAAAGTACACTTGAACTAGGCCCTCAGGCATTTTCCAAGCAGAGCCATCAGTTTTGGACATTACAAATTACCGGTTGGTTAGGTTATGCCGTAGTGGTGTTTTTAGCCATTATTCGACCTCAAATTGGACTTGAAGGCTTTAATTTCTCAGGCCAAATGATAAATTTAGTACTCGAAACGCTCAGTGGTTTTCTTCTATCTTATCTACAGTGGCAACTTATTCGAAAAATTGTGCACCTGCCACTGAGAAAAACCCTATTTTTAAGTTTTGCTTCTGCGGCTTCACTTGGGCTGTTATTTAATGTACTTAAGTTAAGCTTTTTTAAAATGTTGGTTTACCAGCAACAGTGGAATGAGGCTTGGAATACCTTAGAGTTTGGTGGCTGGTTAATGTTTTCATTAACGACCATGTTTGTTTGGACTTCAATTTATTTTATTATGCTTTATAACACTAAATTGCAAGGCGAGCATGAGATGTTATTGCGCGCGCAAACAGCGACTAAAGATGCACAACTGCAAATGTTAAGGTATCAACTTAATCCTCATTTTATGTTCAACACTATGAATGCTATTTCAACATTAATTTACAAAAATGAAAATGAAACCGCTAATGAAATGCTTGATAAACTGTGTGAGTTTTTCCGTTATTCGTTAGATAAAAATGACAAAAGTAAAACCAGCTTACTAAAAGAGCTGGAGTTAATTGAGCTTTATTTATCAATTGAAAAAGTCAGGTTTGGCGATCGCCTGAATGTAGAAATCGATGTTTGTAGTAAGGCTTTAGCTTGCCAAGTTCCTTGTATGTTGTTACAACCTTTAGTAGAAAATGCCATTAAATACGCGATTGAATTGAGAAAATCTGGTGGTAAAATTTGTATCAGCGCCCAAAAGTCTCATGATCGTTTATTGCTAAAAGTTATCGATAATGGTCAAGAAAGCCAAGGCAAAGTCAGTGATGGCTTCGGCATTGGCTTGAGCAATACTAAAGCTAGGCTCAGTGCTATGTTTAATGGTGATTTTGAAGTAAATATTTCTGATACCACCGAGGGCGGTACTATGGTTGCTATATCTATTCCATTTGAGAAAAATAATTAA
- a CDS encoding LytTR family DNA-binding domain-containing protein, whose product MINKPLTAIIVDDEPLALEGLRLRLEKIPEIEVIAEASDGDQAIHLCQTLCPDVLFLDLRLPGLNGIEVVQALQSDVLPMVVFVSAYGEYALEAFELNAIDYVLKPANLGRLQKTVERIMQRVKPEDSSNEKFKLLRALGKTSGIAVSELENWLATDLPLPTLFNQELVIKNSDHEKVFLPINDIRWIDAAGDYMCVHTLKETHIVRITMKKLVSQLDPKIFSRIHKSTLVNVNCIKSIKPLRNSESILDLGDDVQLKVSRNYSSSIQQIVESKQL is encoded by the coding sequence ATGATAAATAAACCGTTAACCGCAATAATTGTTGATGATGAGCCACTTGCCCTAGAAGGCTTGAGGCTAAGGTTGGAAAAAATACCTGAAATTGAGGTGATAGCAGAGGCTAGCGATGGCGATCAAGCCATTCACTTGTGTCAAACCCTTTGTCCTGATGTGCTTTTTTTAGATTTACGCTTACCCGGTTTAAATGGTATTGAAGTAGTACAAGCATTGCAATCTGATGTTTTGCCTATGGTTGTTTTTGTTAGTGCTTATGGTGAATATGCATTAGAAGCATTTGAACTTAATGCGATTGACTATGTGCTAAAACCAGCCAATTTAGGACGCTTGCAAAAAACAGTAGAACGTATAATGCAACGGGTTAAACCTGAAGATTCTAGTAATGAAAAGTTTAAACTCTTACGTGCCTTAGGTAAAACCTCAGGTATCGCAGTCAGTGAGTTAGAAAACTGGCTAGCAACAGACTTACCTTTACCTACGCTTTTTAACCAAGAGTTAGTGATTAAAAACAGCGATCATGAAAAAGTTTTTTTACCGATAAATGATATTCGTTGGATTGATGCAGCAGGCGATTATATGTGTGTTCATACACTTAAAGAGACACATATTGTGCGAATAACCATGAAAAAGTTGGTAAGTCAGCTCGACCCTAAAATATTTTCTCGAATTCACAAATCTACCTTGGTAAATGTTAACTGCATTAAGAGTATTAAGCCTTTGCGAAACAGTGAAAGTATTCTTGATTTGGGTGATGATGTGCAATTAAAAGTCAGTCGTAATTACAGCTCTAGCATTCAACAAATTGTTGAATCTAAACAACTGTAA
- a CDS encoding TonB-dependent receptor — protein MKHLTFSKKHLAVCISAIISSGFSQQAFAEEADKDALAEKEANVEVITVSGIRGSLVRSMNIKRDMSGVVDAISAEEMGKFPDTNLAESLQRITGVTVSRSNGEGSQITVRGFGPDFNLVTLNGRQMAGTGFTRSFNFENLSSEGVSSLEIMKTARAEAPTGGLGATVNIVTSKPLQNPGQKFSFMAKGIHDTSVKEGDDVTPEIAGIYSNTFDDERFGISANFSYHRRDFQRQAANVRSWLVNPSLTVDPENIIDNRPTDAEGNPAKQFFDPSVGENGEYVSASFFPQEVSFARDDIQRERTNAQVTFQFAPTDDLIFTLDHTVSNAVTGNNSLSWGIWNGSFGGNANAYELDENGTAIYYNSAGDDASFTSFRETSEVDSKATGINIEWYATDDLSFTLDAHTSKTTTDNGKDSGLGANARIILGSADLASKEYSFREGDVPGFNVNWNNGTQEINPNQIGSNFSIFTRTPGESEVSQVQLDGKLLTDTNFGLETVRFGAAYTKQTLQGSGGSNNANAPGFNNGTFAEIFPDSMFERVDLSDFLDEFSFGSNGVAPGYAYTYSLDDAFARQSAFLTADVVGSDVYEIGSFDGFPVNKVEEETISLYVSTAWNFVVSDYDVQVNLGVRYEETDIVSPAKSRVAEQVYWAGGSEWITQFASGGELVEVDFEGEYDLLLPMLDIKVDLSDDLVARASWGQTITRPTLGDMLGNLSLTSSPKLNSRSGSRGNPNLQPFKSTNIDLTLEYYYDEASYAAIGLFWKDVDDWIDNAEVKTTFEGLHDVYLGQRWNSAVAAITGRGEQATDSAIYNEIVANGVGIGENNRILPDAATDPLIEWTISSPENVGARKVNGIELSIQHLFGESGFGAGFNATFVDGDVEYDNYQLASQAVLSGLSDSANLQGFYEKDGLSVKVTGAWRDQYLIGQGLPDAQGAPPQYAEEYLQWDLSVNYEVNESMTVFFEGVNLTNETERTFSRFESQFLSAAQYGPRYTVGFRYTMDN, from the coding sequence ATGAAACATTTAACATTTTCTAAAAAACATTTAGCTGTGTGTATATCAGCCATTATAAGTTCTGGCTTTAGCCAACAGGCGTTTGCTGAAGAAGCAGACAAAGACGCATTAGCAGAAAAAGAAGCCAATGTAGAAGTTATTACGGTATCCGGTATTCGTGGCAGCTTAGTTCGCTCGATGAATATTAAACGCGATATGTCAGGCGTTGTAGATGCTATTTCTGCAGAAGAAATGGGTAAATTCCCAGATACTAACTTAGCCGAATCTTTACAACGTATTACCGGTGTTACTGTTAGCCGAAGTAATGGTGAAGGTAGCCAAATTACGGTGCGTGGTTTTGGTCCTGATTTTAACTTAGTGACTTTAAACGGTCGCCAAATGGCAGGTACAGGTTTTACCCGTTCATTTAACTTTGAAAACCTGTCATCTGAAGGCGTTAGTTCGCTAGAGATTATGAAAACAGCGCGTGCAGAAGCGCCAACAGGTGGGTTAGGTGCAACGGTAAATATTGTTACGTCTAAGCCATTACAAAATCCAGGTCAAAAATTCTCTTTTATGGCTAAAGGCATACACGACACATCGGTAAAAGAAGGTGATGATGTCACACCAGAAATTGCCGGTATTTATAGTAATACTTTTGATGATGAGCGTTTTGGTATATCAGCTAATTTCTCTTACCATCGAAGAGACTTTCAACGTCAAGCGGCGAATGTACGTTCTTGGTTAGTTAACCCAAGCTTAACTGTTGATCCTGAAAATATTATTGATAACCGTCCTACAGATGCTGAGGGTAACCCAGCTAAGCAGTTCTTTGATCCAAGCGTCGGAGAAAATGGCGAATACGTTTCTGCCTCATTCTTTCCACAAGAAGTAAGCTTTGCCAGAGACGATATACAACGTGAACGTACTAATGCACAAGTAACGTTTCAGTTTGCGCCTACTGATGATTTGATTTTTACCCTTGATCACACCGTTTCAAATGCGGTAACAGGCAACAATTCGCTTTCTTGGGGAATTTGGAATGGCTCATTTGGTGGTAACGCTAATGCCTACGAACTCGATGAAAACGGCACGGCTATTTATTACAACTCTGCTGGTGATGATGCCTCTTTTACTTCGTTTCGCGAGACGAGTGAAGTTGATTCAAAAGCAACCGGTATTAATATTGAGTGGTATGCCACTGACGATTTAAGTTTTACTTTAGATGCTCATACGTCAAAAACTACAACGGATAATGGTAAAGACTCGGGTCTTGGTGCTAATGCAAGAATCATTCTAGGCTCCGCTGACCTTGCTTCTAAAGAATATTCGTTCCGTGAAGGTGATGTTCCTGGCTTTAATGTTAACTGGAATAACGGTACACAAGAAATTAATCCAAACCAAATTGGATCAAATTTCAGTATCTTTACTAGAACACCCGGTGAGTCTGAAGTCTCTCAAGTGCAATTAGATGGTAAATTATTAACCGACACTAATTTCGGCTTAGAAACAGTTAGATTTGGTGCTGCATATACTAAACAAACATTGCAAGGCTCAGGTGGTTCAAATAATGCAAACGCGCCAGGTTTTAATAATGGTACTTTTGCTGAAATATTCCCTGATAGCATGTTTGAACGAGTAGACCTTAGCGACTTCCTTGATGAATTCTCTTTTGGTTCAAATGGTGTTGCGCCAGGCTATGCCTATACCTATAGCTTAGATGACGCTTTCGCTAGACAAAGCGCTTTTTTAACTGCTGATGTAGTGGGAAGTGACGTTTACGAAATAGGCAGCTTTGACGGTTTCCCTGTTAATAAAGTCGAAGAAGAAACTATCAGTTTATATGTTTCTACTGCTTGGAATTTTGTCGTGAGTGACTATGACGTTCAAGTAAACCTTGGCGTTCGTTATGAAGAAACTGACATTGTTAGCCCAGCAAAAAGTCGTGTTGCTGAGCAAGTATATTGGGCTGGTGGTTCAGAGTGGATCACTCAGTTTGCTAGTGGTGGTGAATTGGTTGAAGTGGATTTTGAAGGTGAATACGATCTACTACTTCCTATGTTAGATATTAAAGTCGATCTAAGTGATGATTTAGTGGCAAGAGCGTCATGGGGACAAACCATCACTCGACCTACATTGGGTGACATGCTTGGTAACCTAAGTTTAACCTCTTCACCAAAACTTAATTCAAGAAGTGGTAGCCGTGGTAATCCAAATTTACAGCCATTTAAGTCGACTAATATCGATTTAACACTTGAATATTACTATGACGAAGCAAGTTATGCTGCCATAGGTTTGTTCTGGAAAGATGTTGATGACTGGATTGATAATGCCGAAGTTAAAACAACTTTTGAAGGTTTACATGACGTATACCTTGGACAACGTTGGAATAGTGCCGTTGCAGCAATAACCGGTCGTGGTGAACAAGCGACTGATTCAGCAATATACAATGAAATTGTTGCTAATGGTGTTGGTATTGGTGAGAACAATCGAATTTTACCTGATGCAGCAACTGATCCGTTAATTGAATGGACAATAAGTTCACCAGAAAATGTTGGCGCACGTAAGGTTAACGGTATTGAGTTGTCTATTCAGCATTTGTTTGGTGAATCTGGTTTCGGTGCTGGCTTTAATGCCACTTTTGTTGATGGTGACGTTGAATACGATAACTACCAATTGGCTTCTCAAGCGGTACTTTCTGGTTTAAGTGATTCAGCAAACTTGCAAGGGTTTTACGAAAAAGATGGTTTGTCTGTCAAAGTTACGGGTGCATGGCGAGATCAGTATTTAATTGGTCAAGGCTTACCTGATGCTCAAGGTGCTCCACCACAATATGCCGAAGAGTATCTTCAGTGGGATCTGAGTGTTAACTACGAAGTAAACGAAAGTATGACGGTGTTTTTCGAAGGCGTTAATTTAACCAACGAAACGGAGCGTACATTTAGTCGCTTTGAAAGTCAGTTCTTGAGTGCCGCTCAGTACGGCCCTCGATATACTGTTGGCTTTAGATACACCATGGATAATTAA